A window of Bacillus toyonensis BCT-7112 genomic DNA:
AATGTTTTTCAACAAATTAATCATGAAAAATATATTTTAATGGTTAGAAATAACTTAGGGTTGCTATATGCAAATCAGAATTTATCTGAGTTAGCCATTCGCCATTTATCCGAAGTAACAAAGAAAGCTCCTAATCATTTTAGGGCGCTGTACTTGGAGGCTGATGAATATTTAAAAATAAAAGAATTTGAAAAAGCGAGTGCCATAATAAGTAAAGGATTGCATATTTGTAATCAGTTGAAGAATCAAGAATATCAATACCGATTCATGGTTTTAAATGAAATGAATACAAATATTGATGCATTAGAAGAGGTTGTTATAGCAGGTATTTCTTACTTTGAAAGAGAAGAGTTATTTGACTGTATTCAGGAATATACAGAACGCTTAGCAGATAAATTTTATGATATAAACAATCATGAAAAGGCTAGTAAATATTATCGTATGAGTAAAGAAGCGAGGCAAAAACAGATGACAAAAGGGGCGTTAAAGTAATGAAAAAAATTGTGTTAACAGTAATTGGATTTGCATTTACTTTCTCAGTTTTAGGTTCCCATGATTTTAATGCTATTGCTCTTAATAAGGGAGATACAGGTGGAGCGCCAGCAGGACCAGAGTATTCTGGTTTTAATAAGGGAGATACAGGTGGAGCACCTGCAGATAATAGAGGCGACGGCGGCGGAGTAAGCCAACTATAATAAAAATAAAGAAGGGACTTCATATGGAAGTCCCTTCTTTATTTTTTGGCCATGCAGAGAAAAAAATTGACTTACTTTTCATATGTAACTATAATAGTTACAAAATAACCATCAGTAATAGAGATGAGTTATATTTTTTTAATATAATTGTAACTGATTTAGTTACAATTAAAAAATCAATCATAAAACAACCAAAAAATGTAAAAACTTTAAATAGCAACATGAGAAAGGAGACGGAAATTTTGAAACGGTTTAAGTTTTATATGATTAGCGGTATTGTGCTTGTTTTGTTAGTAGTATGTAACTTCGTCGATAAGCCGATTGCGAAGGTTAGAGAAGTGAAAGATACTGTTATGATGAAGCTGAATACGAAAGAGAGTATGGCACAGATTGATGGGCAGACGATTTACTTTAAGCAAATTGGTGAGGGGAAGCCGCCTTTACTTATGCTTCATGGATTTGGTGGTTCTTCAGATGGGTTTAGTGATATTTATCCGGAACTTGCGAGAGATCATACGATTATTGCAGTTGATATTTTAGGATTTGGGCGTTCTTCTAAGCCGGTTGATTTTCAGTATTCGTTTCCTGCGCAAGTGAATTTATATTATAAGTTAATGAAGAAGCTCGGATACGATCAGTTTGCGGTACTTGGTCATTCGATGGGGGGAGAGATGTCCCTTAATTTAGCGTATTTATATCCGGACGCAGTGACACATCTCATTTTGGCGGATTCTACAGGGATCGAGTCTTTCCAGCAAAAAGAAAGTTATGAAGTGCCGCCGCTATCAACGGATCTTCAAACTGTAACAGAGATTACGGATTATAATAAAAATGAAGTGAAAAATAGTCGTGATGATAAAGAGCATTACGATCAGCTTACGAAAATGAGAGAGCGCCGCATTGCGATGGAGGCCGATAAAATTAAAGTACCGACTTTAATTATATGGGGACGACATGATAAGAGCGTTTCTTGGAAAAACGGTGAGCTGTATCATCAGTTATTTACAAATAGTACATTTCATATTATTGAAAAAGGATACCATGCTCCGTTCCGCCAGGAGCCAATCGAATTTATGGAATATGTACAAGCATTTTTCTCAAAGCATCCACAATAAAAAGTTTTTAAGCATAAATCCACTTCTTTCCTCATACAGTGAAACTAATAAGGCTTGTCTAAGGAAAGGAATGAAGTGATTTGGAAATTTTACCATGGTGGGTTTATCTTGTAATTGTTGGGATTGTACTAAGTGGCTACATGGTTTTATATACTTCAAAAAAAGAGCAAGAGATGGATAATGAGTTTATTGAAAAAGAAGGCGAAGTATATATGAAACGTTTAGAAGAAGAGCGTGAGAAACGTAATCAGGATAGTGATAAGGATTCGGTATTACTTTAATAGAAACTTTTGAAGAAGAGAAAAGAGTTTAGTTTCTCTTCTTTTTATTGTTCGGGAAATTATTATAGAAGAAAAATATAAAAAATTTGCATGACATAAAGTGCGCAATGGCTCTATGTTAAGGTGTAACGCATAAGTTGCGTAGGTTATGCAACGATAACTAGCTTTACTCTTCATCATTTATTTGACCATACTAGGCGTAGAGAGGTGATAAACACAGTATGATCTTTAGTGAGCGTTTAAAAGAAGAACGAGAAAAACGGAATTGGTCCCAAAATGATTTGGCTGAAAAACTTCATGTAAGTAGGCAATCTGTTTCGAAATGGGAGACGGGAAAGAACTATCCGAGCATTGAAATTATTATTCATTTAAGTGATTTGTTCGGTATTACGATTGATGAGCTATTGAGGAGTGATGAAGAGTTGACACAGAAAGTTATTGAAGATAGTAAGCAATTGGCATATCCAAAATGGAAGGTGTTTTTTGATAGTTTATTTATGATGGGCGTATTTTTGTTTGTTACAAAAATCGTTGTGTGGATGTTAAATAAGTTTGCAGGAGCGAGCATTACAATTGTAGCAGACGCACCGTATATGATGAACTTTCTACCTCTTATATTAATGATCGTAGGTGGCACGGTTTCTGATAAGTTGAAGAAAAGATATAAATAGAGGAAAGGTTTGAAAGAAATTCCCTACACTAGCTGTTCTTTTCATATAAATTGTGTACTATAAAGGATAGGATGATATAAAGAAGGGGACATTTAGAATGGAATTTCATGAACAAAAGATTTTGCCAGCAGTGAGGCAAATTAAAGACTTGGAAAAGCTATTACATAGTTCGTATGAATATATTGTTATTTTAGATATTCATGTTGGTCAATTGAAGAGTGTTGTTTCACTCGCGAAGCAACACGGTAAAAAGGTGTTTTTACATGTTGATTTGATCCATGGGTTACAAAGTGATGGGCATGCGACGGAGTTTTTATGCCAAGAATATAAACCGTACGGGTTATTGTCAACAAAGGCGAGCGTAATTATGAAGGCGAAGCAAAAGGGTGTCGTCTCCATTCAACGCATCTTTTTGATTGATTCTAGTGCGATGGAAAAGAGCTGTAATTTGTTAGAAAAGACGAAACCGGATTATATAGAGGTGCTTCCTGGTGCGCTAACGGATGTGATCGCTGAAGTGAAAGAGCGTACAGGTGTACCGATTTTAGCGGGTGGTTTTATTCGTACTGTGGAGGATGTTGAAAGAGCTTTACATGCTGGTGCGACAGCGATTACGACATCGAAAAAAGAATTATGGAAACATTACCAAAAAAAGTGACGAAAATGTGAAAAGATTCTGTTGACACCGCTTTCATTAACGGTTAACATTATAGACAAGTTAATAAACGTGACGGAGAAAAGAAGAGATCCACATTTCATTGTTTCTATATACTTTTATATAGAAGCGTGTAAGCTGTGGATCTTTTTCTTTTGAAAAAAACGAATGGCCATTCATTTTACCTCTATCACATTTGAAAGCATTTAAATTGATTGTGGAGGGATTTTATGTCAGCATTTTTAGGGGAATTAATAGGGACAGCGTTGTTAATCGTACTTGGTGGCGGCGTTTGTGCTGGTGTAAGTTTAAAGAAGTCGTTTGCGAAAGATTCTGGTTGGATTGTAATTACAATGGGCTGGGGCTTAGCGGTAGCGGTTGCAGCGTATGCGGTTGGATCAATTAGTGGGGCACATTTGAATCCAGCTTTAACGATAGGACTAGCATTTAAGGGAGCGTTCCCATGGAGTGACGTACCAGGTTATATCGCAGCACAAATGATTGGGGCAATTATCGGGGCAATTATCGTATATTTACACTATTTACCACATTGGAAAGAAACAGAAGATCCAGGAACAAAGTTAGGCGTATTTGCAACAGGTCCAGCAATTCCGAACACATTTGCAAACCTTTTAAGTGAAATGATTGGAACATTCGTTTTAGTATTTGGTATATTAGCAATTGGAGCAAATAAATTTGCAGATGGATTAAATCCATTTATCGTAGGTTTCTTAATTGTAAGTATTGGTTTATCATTAGGTGGAACAACAGGATACGCAATCAACCCGGCTCGTGATTTAGGTCCGCGTATTGCGCACTTCTTCCTTCCGATTGCAGGAAAAGGCGGTTCAAACTGGAAGTATGCATGGATTCCAGTAGTTGGTCCGATTTTAGGTGGATCACTTGCAGGTTTATTCCATCAAGTTGTATTTGAAGGAAAACAAAATTCAGCACTTATTTATGTAATTATTGCAACTGTGGTTGTACTAGCAATCTCATATATGACAAGTAAAAAAAGTGGAAGCACTACAAATAATAGAAAAGTAGCATAGGGGGAAACCGATATGAAAAAATATATTCTTTCATTAGACCAAGGAACAACTAGCTCACGCGCAATTCTTTTCAATAAAGCAGGGGAAATCGTTCATTCAGCTCAAAAAGAATTTACGCAACATTTTCCAAAGCCAGGCTGGGTAGAACATAATGCACAAGAAATTTGGGGATCTATTTTAGCAGTTATCGCAACTTGCTTAAGTGAAGCGGATGTAAAACCAGAGCAAATCGCAGGTATCGGTATTACGAACCAACGTGAAACAGCGGTTGTATGGGATAAAACGACTGGTAAACCAATTTATAACGCAATCGTATGGCAATCTCGTCAAACAATGGAGATTTGTGATGAGTTAAAAGAAAAAGGTTATAGCGAAATGGTTCGTGAAAAAACAGGTCTTTTAATTGACGCATACTTCTCTGGTACGAAAGTAAAATGGATTTTAGATAACGTTGAAG
This region includes:
- a CDS encoding helix-turn-helix domain-containing protein, translated to MIFSERLKEEREKRNWSQNDLAEKLHVSRQSVSKWETGKNYPSIEIIIHLSDLFGITIDELLRSDEELTQKVIEDSKQLAYPKWKVFFDSLFMMGVFLFVTKIVVWMLNKFAGASITIVADAPYMMNFLPLILMIVGGTVSDKLKKRYK
- the glpP gene encoding glycerol uptake operon antiterminator GlpP is translated as MEFHEQKILPAVRQIKDLEKLLHSSYEYIVILDIHVGQLKSVVSLAKQHGKKVFLHVDLIHGLQSDGHATEFLCQEYKPYGLLSTKASVIMKAKQKGVVSIQRIFLIDSSAMEKSCNLLEKTKPDYIEVLPGALTDVIAEVKERTGVPILAGGFIRTVEDVERALHAGATAITTSKKELWKHYQKK
- a CDS encoding alpha/beta fold hydrolase; this encodes MKRFKFYMISGIVLVLLVVCNFVDKPIAKVREVKDTVMMKLNTKESMAQIDGQTIYFKQIGEGKPPLLMLHGFGGSSDGFSDIYPELARDHTIIAVDILGFGRSSKPVDFQYSFPAQVNLYYKLMKKLGYDQFAVLGHSMGGEMSLNLAYLYPDAVTHLILADSTGIESFQQKESYEVPPLSTDLQTVTEITDYNKNEVKNSRDDKEHYDQLTKMRERRIAMEADKIKVPTLIIWGRHDKSVSWKNGELYHQLFTNSTFHIIEKGYHAPFRQEPIEFMEYVQAFFSKHPQ
- a CDS encoding sporulation YhaL family protein translates to MEILPWWVYLVIVGIVLSGYMVLYTSKKEQEMDNEFIEKEGEVYMKRLEEEREKRNQDSDKDSVLL
- the glpF gene encoding glycerol uptake facilitator protein GlpF — its product is MSAFLGELIGTALLIVLGGGVCAGVSLKKSFAKDSGWIVITMGWGLAVAVAAYAVGSISGAHLNPALTIGLAFKGAFPWSDVPGYIAAQMIGAIIGAIIVYLHYLPHWKETEDPGTKLGVFATGPAIPNTFANLLSEMIGTFVLVFGILAIGANKFADGLNPFIVGFLIVSIGLSLGGTTGYAINPARDLGPRIAHFFLPIAGKGGSNWKYAWIPVVGPILGGSLAGLFHQVVFEGKQNSALIYVIIATVVVLAISYMTSKKSGSTTNNRKVA